A stretch of Acidimicrobiales bacterium DNA encodes these proteins:
- a CDS encoding permease, which translates to MIRSTALLAVELIGLIIGVTFLVQLVQRRLGPDRIRDLMGGHPLVAALKGIGIGFVTPFCTYSAIPMLLGLRQARVATAGWVAFIVAAPVLDPILFGALSVIIGVEAALLYMVIAFAAALSLALVAEAVGIDAHLKPIDEPARVLVGASSAPADPPAVESWRGLRRESGPAWQASMRLLRTMLPLLAVGLGIGLAIESFVDAETAARITGEHEQLAIPLAAALGTPLYMSTELYIPIADSLQSAGVSIGAIVALTIAGAGANVPEFVLLGRIASRRLIGLFIAYVFTIAVLGGALSALLL; encoded by the coding sequence GTGATCCGCTCGACCGCGCTCCTCGCCGTCGAGTTGATCGGGCTGATCATCGGCGTCACGTTCCTCGTCCAGCTCGTCCAGCGCCGCCTGGGCCCGGATCGGATCCGCGACCTGATGGGCGGTCATCCGCTGGTCGCCGCCCTGAAGGGCATCGGCATCGGATTCGTGACGCCGTTCTGCACCTATTCCGCCATCCCCATGCTGCTCGGGCTCCGCCAGGCCCGCGTCGCGACCGCCGGGTGGGTCGCCTTCATCGTCGCCGCGCCGGTGCTCGATCCGATCCTCTTCGGCGCACTGTCCGTCATCATCGGCGTCGAGGCCGCGCTGCTCTACATGGTGATCGCGTTCGCCGCGGCGCTCAGCCTCGCCCTCGTTGCCGAAGCAGTGGGGATCGACGCCCATCTCAAGCCGATCGACGAGCCGGCCCGGGTGCTGGTCGGGGCGAGCAGTGCGCCGGCCGACCCACCGGCGGTCGAGTCGTGGCGCGGCCTGCGGCGGGAATCCGGCCCTGCCTGGCAGGCGTCGATGCGCCTCCTGCGGACCATGCTCCCGCTGCTCGCCGTGGGGCTCGGGATCGGCCTGGCCATCGAGTCGTTCGTCGACGCGGAGACGGCCGCCCGCATCACCGGCGAACACGAGCAGCTCGCGATCCCGCTCGCCGCCGCGCTGGGCACACCGCTCTACATGAGCACCGAGCTCTACATCCCCATCGCCGACTCACTCCAGAGCGCCGGCGTGTCGATCGGCGCGATCGTCGCCCTCACGATCGCCGGGGCCGGCGCCAACGTGCCGGAGTTCGTCCTGCTCGGTCGCATCGCCAGCCGCCGGCTGATCGGCCTCTTCATCGCCTACGTCTTCACCATCGCGGTGCTCGGCGGCGCGCTTTCCGCCCTGCTCCTGTAG
- the pabB gene encoding aminodeoxychorismate synthase component I has protein sequence MLRVTRALVRHATPQGRRWVSFSDPIEHFVADDLASVGAAIDAAEAAAAAGRWVVGFVSYDAGPAFDPAIASHRADDTPLVAMASFAEARPSRGPAGRLFETGDWVPSDDQAAFESSVREIRERIAAGDTYQVNYTMRLDTQFAGDPEGLFAALCRAQRADHLAFIDLGDAAVCSASPELFVRRIGRTVETRPMKGTRPRHPDPIRDRDLAEELVRSEKDRAENTMIVDMARNDLGRIADVGSVRTVALHTVESYPTVHQLTSTVVAETDASLRELFAATFPGASITGAPKVATSRIITELESRPRGTYTGSVGLIEPGGDAEFNIAIRTAWVDQRTGTATYGVGGGIVWDSDETAEWEEAHDKARVLYRATRPFRLLETLGWDPGAGPILLDRHVARLAASAAHFGFDCDVAEITRRLGAVRAEEPKRLRLLVAADGAIEVQVLDMPPRRTDAWQLAIDTLPVGRGDEFLRHKTTRRDRYEEAAGRFPDADDVVLWNEDGEITETSVANLVLEIDGEALTPAESSGLLPGTLRAELLANGRIREAVLTLDDLHRADRIWGINSLRGWIPAELRHRGQSPVPPSVPPAASRSVEGGTGL, from the coding sequence GACGCCGGACCGGCGTTCGACCCGGCGATCGCCTCGCATCGAGCCGACGACACCCCGCTCGTCGCCATGGCGAGTTTCGCCGAGGCTCGGCCCTCGCGGGGGCCGGCCGGACGGCTGTTCGAGACCGGCGACTGGGTGCCATCCGACGACCAGGCGGCCTTCGAGTCGTCCGTGCGCGAGATCCGCGAGCGCATCGCGGCGGGCGACACCTACCAGGTCAATTACACGATGCGCCTCGACACCCAGTTCGCCGGCGACCCCGAAGGTCTGTTCGCCGCGCTCTGTCGGGCCCAACGAGCGGACCATCTCGCCTTCATCGACCTGGGCGACGCGGCCGTGTGCTCTGCGTCCCCGGAGCTGTTCGTCCGCCGCATCGGCCGCACGGTCGAGACGCGGCCGATGAAGGGCACGCGACCACGCCACCCGGACCCGATCCGCGACCGCGACCTCGCGGAGGAACTCGTGCGCAGCGAGAAGGACCGGGCCGAGAACACGATGATCGTCGACATGGCCCGCAACGACCTCGGACGCATCGCCGATGTCGGCTCGGTCCGGACCGTCGCCCTGCACACCGTCGAGAGCTATCCGACGGTCCACCAGCTCACGTCGACGGTCGTCGCCGAGACGGACGCCTCGCTGCGCGAACTCTTCGCCGCGACCTTCCCCGGTGCCTCGATCACCGGCGCGCCCAAGGTGGCGACGTCGCGCATCATCACCGAGCTCGAGTCCCGACCCCGCGGCACCTACACCGGCAGCGTCGGGCTCATCGAGCCGGGCGGCGACGCGGAGTTCAACATCGCCATCCGCACGGCGTGGGTCGATCAGCGCACCGGCACCGCCACCTACGGGGTCGGCGGCGGCATCGTGTGGGACAGCGACGAGACGGCCGAGTGGGAGGAGGCGCACGACAAGGCACGGGTGCTGTATCGGGCCACCCGACCGTTCCGGCTGCTCGAGACCCTCGGCTGGGATCCCGGCGCGGGACCCATCCTCCTCGATCGCCATGTCGCCCGGCTCGCCGCGTCGGCCGCCCACTTCGGGTTCGACTGCGACGTGGCCGAGATCACCCGCCGGCTCGGCGCGGTGCGGGCCGAGGAGCCGAAGCGACTCCGGCTGCTCGTGGCCGCCGACGGGGCCATCGAGGTCCAGGTCCTCGACATGCCGCCCCGACGCACGGACGCCTGGCAGCTGGCGATCGACACGTTGCCGGTGGGGCGCGGCGACGAGTTCCTGCGCCACAAGACCACCCGCCGGGACCGCTACGAGGAGGCCGCCGGCCGCTTCCCCGACGCGGACGACGTCGTGTTGTGGAACGAGGACGGGGAGATCACCGAGACCTCGGTCGCCAACCTCGTCCTCGAGATCGACGGCGAGGCCCTCACCCCCGCCGAGAGCAGCGGCCTGCTCCCCGGCACGCTGCGGGCCGAACTCCTCGCCAACGGTCGCATCCGTGAGGCGGTCCTCACCCTCGACGACCTCCACCGCGCCGACCGCATCTGGGGCATCAACTCCCTTCGCGGCTGGATCCCGGCCGAGTTGAGACACCGGGGTCAGAGTCCCGTCCCACCTTCCGTGCCCCCGGCCGCGTCGCGATCCGTCGAAGGTGGGACGGGACTCTGA
- a CDS encoding glycine betaine/L-proline ABC transporter ATP-binding protein yields MTEKIRLNNVYKIFGDQPRGRALELAKAGVGKDDVQLRTNHVVGLTDVCFSVEEGEIFVVMGLSGSGKSTAIRTVNKLHDVTDGEVLVDGTDVQQLSGKALQAFRREKMGMVFQHFALFPHRTVIENVGYGLEVQGVRKHARDESSLRSLGLVGLARYANNYPSELSGGMQQRVGLARALASDPDILLMDEAFSALDPLIRRQMQDEMMAIQAELKKTILFITHDLNEALRIGDRVCIMKDGAVVQIGTPEEILTQPATGYVAEFVQDVDQGRVIQVHEIMVEPQPIARSLSLRDGLQHLGDRAGAFVVDDEGRPVAVLTTGDGIRASGMGSDQLDDGLRSDFSTCRSHDTLNEVYSAAGRGIPIAVVDDDGRLVGNLDPRHIMEEMGRVESLIDDFEREVFM; encoded by the coding sequence GTGACCGAGAAGATCCGGCTGAACAACGTCTACAAGATCTTCGGTGACCAACCACGGGGGCGAGCGCTCGAGCTGGCCAAGGCCGGTGTCGGCAAGGACGATGTCCAGCTGCGCACCAACCATGTGGTCGGGTTGACCGATGTCTGCTTCTCCGTGGAGGAGGGTGAGATCTTCGTCGTCATGGGCCTGTCGGGTTCCGGCAAGTCGACCGCGATCCGAACCGTCAACAAGCTCCACGACGTCACCGATGGTGAGGTCCTCGTCGACGGCACCGATGTCCAGCAGCTCTCCGGCAAGGCCCTCCAGGCGTTCCGGCGCGAGAAGATGGGCATGGTCTTCCAGCACTTCGCCCTCTTCCCCCATCGCACCGTCATCGAGAACGTCGGCTACGGGCTCGAGGTCCAGGGGGTCAGGAAGCACGCACGCGACGAGTCGTCGCTGCGGTCGCTCGGCCTCGTCGGGTTGGCCCGCTACGCCAACAACTATCCCTCCGAGCTCTCCGGCGGCATGCAACAGCGCGTCGGCCTCGCCCGGGCCCTCGCGAGCGACCCCGACATCCTCCTGATGGATGAGGCGTTCAGTGCGCTCGACCCGCTCATCCGCCGACAGATGCAGGACGAGATGATGGCGATCCAGGCCGAACTGAAGAAGACGATCCTCTTCATCACCCACGACCTCAACGAAGCGCTGCGCATCGGGGACCGCGTCTGCATCATGAAGGACGGTGCGGTCGTCCAGATCGGCACCCCCGAGGAGATCCTCACCCAGCCGGCGACCGGCTACGTGGCCGAGTTCGTGCAGGACGTCGACCAGGGCCGGGTCATCCAGGTCCACGAGATCATGGTCGAACCCCAACCGATCGCCCGCAGCCTCTCCCTGCGCGACGGCCTGCAGCATCTCGGTGATCGGGCCGGCGCCTTCGTCGTCGACGACGAAGGTCGCCCCGTGGCCGTCCTCACCACGGGCGACGGCATCCGGGCCTCGGGCATGGGCAGCGACCAGCTCGACGACGGGCTGCGGAGCGACTTCTCCACCTGCCGGTCGCACGACACCTTGAACGAGGTGTATTCGGCGGCCGGTCGGGGGATCCCGATCGCGGTGGTGGACGACGACGGTCGACTCGTCGGCAATCTCGATCCCCGCCACATCATGGAAGAGATGGGTCGGGTCGAGTCGCTCATAGACGACTTCGAGCGAGAGGTGTTCATGTGA
- the betA gene encoding choline dehydrogenase — MNDRNGRPPRGSAVSRYDYVVVGGGSAGCAIANRLSADPDASVLVLEAGRRDWKFDVYIHMPAALSFSIGNRFYDWMYESEPEPGMNGRTVYHARGKVLGGSSSINGMIFQRGNPLDYERWGADPGMAQWDYAHCLPYFKRMETCLHPDDGPDFRGDDGPLVLERGPATNPLFQAFLDATVEAGHPRTTDVNGYRQEGFNAFDRNVHRGRRLSAARAYLHPVLGRENLDLHTKAHATRVRFEGNRAVGVDYVHRGRPRSVEAGEVILCGGAINTPQLLQLSGVGPAGLLEGLGIPVVADVAGVGQNLQDHLEVYVQYACKEPVSLQPNLAFWKRPWIGLQWLFRRGPGASNHFEAGGFIRSNDEVEYPNLMFHFLPIAIRYDGSTPEGGHGYQVHVGPMYADTRGSVEITSTDPMAKPALRFNYLTTPNDKREWVEAVRHARRILNQPAMDRFNGGEVSPGPGVETDDEILDWVRRDAETALHPSCTAKMGVGDDAVLDPTSMRVHGTEGLRVVDASAMPYVTNGNIYAPVMMLAEKAADLILGNTPLAPEPVDFHRARS; from the coding sequence GTGAACGACCGGAACGGCCGGCCCCCTCGGGGGTCGGCCGTTTCGCGTTACGACTATGTCGTCGTCGGCGGTGGATCGGCCGGCTGTGCGATCGCGAACCGGCTGTCGGCTGATCCGGACGCCTCGGTGCTCGTGTTGGAGGCCGGCCGGCGCGACTGGAAGTTCGACGTCTACATCCACATGCCGGCGGCGCTCTCGTTCAGCATCGGGAACCGCTTCTACGACTGGATGTACGAGTCCGAACCGGAGCCGGGCATGAACGGGCGGACCGTCTACCACGCCCGGGGCAAGGTGCTCGGCGGGTCGTCGTCGATCAACGGCATGATCTTCCAGCGGGGCAATCCGCTGGACTACGAGCGCTGGGGCGCCGACCCGGGTATGGCGCAGTGGGACTACGCCCACTGCCTGCCGTACTTCAAGCGCATGGAGACGTGCCTGCACCCCGACGATGGCCCCGACTTCCGCGGCGACGACGGGCCGCTGGTCCTCGAGCGGGGACCGGCGACGAACCCACTCTTCCAGGCGTTCCTCGACGCCACGGTCGAGGCCGGACACCCCCGCACGACCGATGTGAACGGCTATCGCCAGGAGGGGTTCAACGCCTTCGACCGCAACGTCCACCGCGGCCGCCGGCTCAGCGCCGCCCGGGCCTATCTCCATCCCGTGCTCGGGCGGGAGAACCTGGACCTCCACACGAAGGCCCATGCGACCCGGGTGCGCTTCGAGGGAAACCGGGCGGTCGGTGTCGACTACGTCCATCGGGGCAGGCCACGATCGGTGGAGGCCGGTGAGGTCATCCTCTGTGGCGGCGCGATCAACACCCCGCAGCTCCTCCAGCTCTCCGGGGTCGGCCCGGCGGGGCTGCTCGAGGGTCTCGGGATCCCGGTCGTCGCCGACGTTGCCGGCGTCGGTCAGAACCTCCAGGACCATCTCGAGGTCTACGTGCAGTACGCCTGCAAGGAGCCGGTGTCGCTCCAGCCCAACCTGGCGTTCTGGAAGCGACCGTGGATCGGTCTCCAGTGGCTCTTCCGCCGGGGGCCCGGGGCGTCGAACCACTTCGAGGCGGGCGGGTTCATCCGCAGCAACGACGAGGTCGAATATCCGAACCTGATGTTTCACTTCCTGCCGATCGCGATCCGCTACGACGGGTCCACGCCCGAGGGCGGCCACGGCTACCAGGTGCACGTCGGACCCATGTACGCCGACACGCGCGGCTCGGTGGAGATCACCAGCACCGACCCGATGGCGAAGCCGGCGCTGCGGTTCAACTATCTGACGACGCCGAACGACAAGCGCGAGTGGGTCGAGGCAGTTCGCCACGCGCGGCGGATCCTGAACCAGCCGGCCATGGACCGCTTCAACGGCGGTGAGGTCTCACCGGGGCCGGGGGTCGAGACCGACGACGAGATCCTCGACTGGGTCCGCAGGGACGCCGAGACGGCGCTGCATCCGTCGTGCACCGCGAAGATGGGCGTCGGTGACGACGCCGTCCTGGATCCGACGTCCATGCGGGTCCACGGCACGGAAGGGCTCCGGGTGGTCGACGCGTCGGCGATGCCCTACGTCACGAACGGCAACATCTACGCGCCGGTGATGATGCTCGCCGAGAAGGCCGCCGACCTCATCCTCGGCAACACCCCCCTCGCCCCCGAGCCCGTCGACTTCCACCGCGCCCGAAGTTGA
- a CDS encoding glycine betaine ABC transporter substrate-binding protein, translating into MKKQRITFIACLLVVFGMLAAACGDDDSTSAGDDAAGDDSADDGTGDGAGDDGTGDDGTGDDGTGDDMGEGELPGEGVSITMGKADWNTEDPNAYVARAILQELGYDVSDPRDLELGPSQAYISMAQADMDFWINSWYPGHRSWLANELPDGSLVGDHLSIVGEMMPAGGLQGYLVTKSFADEFGITSLDDLNNNPDALAAYDAQDPVPGNGVADIYGCQESYTCDDIITSQIAFSGWDNIGQTIAGYDAMFAEAATKADAGEPMVIYTWTPSAYITQLRPGDNVVWLTVEDVIDDSNPTGVEGGEEHSQLPGTATIGTDECPGSADGTCTLGWVAADILVTANSDFLEANPAVEQFLTDFKMSVLEVSLMNVDMSNGADVQQLAADWITDNRDTVDTWIANAIAAA; encoded by the coding sequence ATGAAGAAGCAGAGAATCACATTCATCGCGTGTCTGCTCGTCGTGTTCGGCATGCTGGCCGCGGCGTGTGGAGACGATGACAGCACCAGCGCCGGCGACGACGCCGCAGGCGACGACAGCGCCGACGACGGCACCGGCGACGGCGCCGGCGACGACGGCACCGGCGACGACGGCACCGGCGACGACGGCACCGGCGACGACATGGGCGAGGGCGAACTGCCCGGTGAGGGCGTGTCCATCACCATGGGCAAGGCCGACTGGAACACCGAAGACCCCAACGCCTACGTGGCCCGAGCGATCCTGCAAGAGCTCGGCTACGACGTGAGCGATCCCCGGGATCTCGAGCTCGGTCCGAGCCAGGCCTACATCTCGATGGCCCAGGCCGACATGGACTTCTGGATCAACAGCTGGTACCCGGGTCACCGCAGTTGGCTCGCCAACGAACTCCCGGACGGGTCCCTGGTCGGTGACCACCTGAGCATCGTCGGCGAGATGATGCCCGCCGGTGGCCTGCAGGGCTACCTGGTCACCAAGTCCTTCGCGGACGAGTTCGGCATCACGTCGCTCGACGACCTGAACAACAACCCGGACGCGCTCGCCGCCTACGACGCCCAGGATCCGGTGCCCGGCAACGGTGTCGCCGACATCTACGGCTGCCAGGAGAGCTACACCTGCGACGACATCATCACCTCGCAGATCGCGTTCTCCGGCTGGGACAACATCGGTCAGACGATCGCCGGCTACGACGCCATGTTCGCCGAGGCGGCCACCAAGGCCGACGCCGGTGAGCCCATGGTGATCTACACCTGGACGCCCAGCGCCTACATCACCCAGCTGCGCCCCGGCGACAATGTCGTCTGGCTCACGGTCGAGGACGTCATCGACGACTCCAACCCGACCGGCGTCGAGGGTGGCGAAGAGCACAGCCAGCTGCCCGGCACCGCCACCATCGGGACCGATGAGTGCCCCGGAAGCGCTGACGGTACGTGCACGCTCGGCTGGGTCGCCGCTGACATCCTGGTGACGGCCAACAGCGACTTCCTCGAGGCCAACCCGGCGGTCGAGCAGTTCCTCACCGACTTCAAGATGTCGGTTCTCGAGGTCTCGCTGATGAACGTCGACATGAGCAACGGCGCCGACGTCCAGCAGCTCGCGGCCGACTGGATCACGGACAACCGTGACACGGTCGACACCTGGATCGCGAACGCGATCGCCGCGGCCTGA
- a CDS encoding ABC transporter permease subunit, translating into MLFLQEDAPPGIGDNEVLDQFTIPFGTWTEQAVNWVTLNLEWLLEGIEWPFEFLLSNIVDNFLIELPWLVLVGMMFLIAWLVRNLTVAAGTAGALVVCGLLGDEYWVQTARTIGFIVVAVVICVVIGIPLGILAGRLDSVWSVLRPTLDAMQVIHSFVYLLPFVYFWGVGRVSATMATMVFALPPLIRLTNLGIRQVPEDVVEASRAYGATELRVLRDVQLPLARPAIMTGINQTLLLAFSMLGIAAILGAGGLGQLLFRALGQQDVALAASSGLAFFLLAVILDRIAQPQSGANTSLFTRIVGAWKARRAPEILLDDPDFNPDVEPVAVEPELADAIAQSGEIAAVGPAERRSIYGVIAGAVVMMISVLLPWGTDAGLVTGYSRRSDQSLPGESFNGLAPEGGSWFGIILIVLSLVAILASANMLMRPGAGGRWLAPDGALLASIGGLLTVLGYVLIQPSVLTLEYSHGFGVYVGIAGGLVATVFGVLWVRDAEHGPRRPLKPHVVIGPIAVAVAGVLFAVVSMFSSWTLDERQDAVITPAIQAELDEVIRQSEAGEIEPGVAATRIQTIRATAVADDAIVLDGKTPDGPGLGIVVLVLSLIGGAGGLGAAGVFGLGERRQWIGGIVAMGFGVGIMAIASGWIGSLARATDPNFTSGVGVLFALITGVHAIVSGRLIVGGYERSKVYPPLPALDGEQADRGLSDGAVAVAAGDALSSTAGA; encoded by the coding sequence ATGTTGTTCTTGCAGGAAGACGCTCCTCCGGGCATCGGAGACAACGAGGTCCTCGATCAGTTCACGATTCCGTTCGGCACATGGACGGAGCAGGCCGTCAACTGGGTGACCCTCAACCTCGAGTGGTTGCTCGAGGGCATCGAGTGGCCCTTCGAGTTCCTGCTCAGCAACATCGTCGACAACTTCCTGATCGAGCTCCCGTGGCTCGTGCTCGTCGGCATGATGTTCCTGATCGCCTGGTTGGTGCGCAACCTCACGGTCGCCGCGGGTACGGCTGGTGCCCTCGTGGTGTGTGGCCTGCTCGGTGACGAGTACTGGGTCCAGACAGCCCGCACCATCGGCTTCATCGTCGTCGCCGTGGTCATCTGCGTGGTGATCGGCATCCCACTCGGGATCCTCGCCGGACGACTGGACTCGGTGTGGTCCGTACTCAGACCCACCCTCGACGCGATGCAAGTCATCCACTCGTTCGTGTACCTGCTCCCCTTCGTCTACTTCTGGGGGGTCGGCCGGGTGTCGGCGACGATGGCGACGATGGTGTTCGCCCTGCCGCCGCTCATACGGTTGACCAATCTCGGGATCAGACAGGTGCCCGAGGACGTGGTGGAGGCATCGCGCGCCTACGGCGCCACCGAGCTCCGCGTCCTGCGCGACGTCCAGCTTCCGCTGGCGCGGCCCGCGATCATGACCGGCATCAACCAGACGCTGCTGCTGGCGTTCTCGATGCTCGGCATCGCCGCCATCCTGGGTGCCGGTGGACTCGGCCAGCTGCTGTTCCGGGCGCTCGGCCAACAGGACGTCGCGCTCGCGGCGTCGAGCGGCCTTGCGTTCTTCCTCCTCGCCGTGATCCTGGACCGGATAGCCCAGCCCCAGTCGGGGGCGAACACGAGCCTGTTCACCCGCATCGTCGGCGCGTGGAAGGCCCGCCGGGCCCCCGAGATCCTGCTGGACGATCCCGACTTCAACCCGGACGTCGAGCCCGTCGCGGTGGAACCGGAGCTCGCGGACGCGATCGCTCAGTCCGGCGAGATCGCCGCCGTCGGCCCCGCCGAGCGTCGGTCGATCTACGGCGTCATCGCCGGTGCGGTGGTGATGATGATCTCCGTGCTGCTGCCCTGGGGCACCGATGCCGGTCTCGTCACGGGCTACTCGCGTCGTTCCGACCAGAGCCTCCCGGGCGAGTCGTTCAACGGACTCGCCCCGGAGGGTGGCTCGTGGTTCGGCATCATCCTCATCGTTCTCTCCCTCGTCGCCATTCTGGCCAGCGCCAACATGTTGATGCGGCCCGGTGCGGGCGGACGGTGGCTCGCCCCCGACGGGGCGCTCCTCGCGTCGATCGGCGGTCTGCTCACGGTTCTCGGCTACGTCCTGATCCAACCGTCCGTGCTGACCCTCGAGTACAGCCACGGCTTCGGCGTCTATGTCGGCATCGCAGGCGGACTGGTGGCCACGGTCTTCGGCGTCCTCTGGGTTCGCGACGCGGAACACGGCCCTCGTCGTCCCCTCAAACCCCATGTCGTGATCGGGCCGATCGCGGTCGCGGTGGCGGGCGTTCTGTTCGCCGTCGTCTCCATGTTCTCGTCGTGGACGCTCGACGAACGCCAGGACGCGGTGATCACCCCTGCGATCCAGGCAGAGCTCGACGAGGTGATCCGCCAGTCGGAGGCCGGAGAGATCGAGCCTGGCGTGGCGGCGACCCGCATCCAGACGATCCGGGCCACGGCGGTGGCCGACGACGCGATCGTCCTCGACGGCAAGACGCCCGACGGGCCGGGACTCGGCATCGTCGTGCTCGTGCTGTCGCTCATCGGTGGTGCTGGCGGTCTCGGCGCCGCCGGCGTGTTCGGTCTCGGCGAACGCCGGCAGTGGATCGGCGGCATCGTCGCGATGGGATTCGGCGTCGGGATCATGGCGATCGCCTCCGGCTGGATCGGGTCGCTGGCTCGGGCCACCGACCCGAACTTCACCAGTGGTGTCGGGGTGTTGTTCGCACTGATCACCGGCGTTCACGCCATCGTCAGCGGACGATTGATCGTCGGGGGTTACGAGCGAAGCAAGGTGTATCCGCCCCTTCCGGCCCTCGATGGCGAACAGGCCGACAGAGGATTATCTGACGGTGCGGTAGCCGTAGCGGCCGGCGACGCCCTATCGTCAACTGCCGGGGCCTGA
- a CDS encoding metalloregulator ArsR/SmtB family transcription factor, with amino-acid sequence MNSEPAKTTIDPATAAEYARWFRCLADGTRVHILNVIATADAPLAVGDIVEMVGRSQSTVSRHLQLLAEDEYVFLEPDGVRTLVRVNDACMTALPAAAAAIMGVP; translated from the coding sequence ATGAATTCCGAGCCGGCAAAGACGACCATCGACCCCGCCACCGCCGCCGAGTACGCGCGCTGGTTCCGGTGTCTCGCCGACGGCACCCGCGTGCACATCCTCAACGTGATCGCCACCGCCGACGCACCGCTCGCGGTCGGCGACATCGTGGAAATGGTCGGCCGGAGCCAGTCCACGGTGTCGCGTCACCTCCAGCTGCTGGCGGAGGACGAGTACGTCTTCCTCGAGCCGGACGGGGTCCGCACGCTCGTACGGGTCAACGACGCGTGCATGACCGCGCTGCCGGCCGCGGCCGCCGCGATCATGGGCGTGCCGTGA